One genomic segment of Devosia sp. includes these proteins:
- a CDS encoding D-alanine--D-alanine ligase gives MSKHVAVLMGGLSNERPVSLSTGKGCAEALRRAGYRVTEVDVGYDIAERLREVSPDVAFNALHGRFGEDGTIQGVLEFLRIPYTHSGVLASALAMDKHQAKIMLKAAGIPVTDHVVASRAEVGRAHVMTPPYVVKPIADGSSFGVIIVKSDQSHPPQEILGEDWTGGEDLMVERYIPGRELTCAVMGDVALPVTEIVTDLNFYNYEAKYATGGSRHIIPAEVKPKIYDKVQKLSLAAHLALGCRGITRTDFRYNDAAGEDGELVCLEINTQPGMTPTSLAPEQAAHVGHSFEDLVSWMVEDASCNR, from the coding sequence GTGAGCAAGCACGTCGCCGTCCTCATGGGCGGGCTTTCCAATGAGCGCCCGGTCTCTCTCAGCACCGGCAAGGGTTGCGCCGAGGCCCTGCGCCGGGCCGGTTATCGCGTCACAGAAGTCGATGTTGGCTACGACATCGCCGAACGCCTGCGCGAGGTGTCGCCCGATGTCGCCTTCAATGCGCTGCATGGCCGCTTCGGGGAGGATGGCACCATTCAGGGCGTCCTCGAATTCCTGCGCATTCCCTATACCCATTCCGGCGTCCTCGCCTCGGCGCTGGCCATGGACAAGCACCAGGCCAAGATCATGCTCAAGGCGGCCGGCATTCCGGTCACCGACCATGTGGTTGCCAGCCGGGCCGAGGTCGGACGCGCCCACGTCATGACGCCACCCTATGTGGTCAAGCCCATCGCCGATGGGTCGAGTTTCGGCGTCATCATCGTCAAGTCCGATCAGTCCCACCCGCCGCAGGAAATCCTCGGCGAGGACTGGACCGGCGGTGAGGACCTGATGGTGGAGCGCTATATCCCGGGCCGCGAACTGACCTGCGCGGTCATGGGCGACGTGGCTTTGCCGGTGACCGAGATCGTCACCGACCTCAACTTCTACAATTACGAAGCCAAGTACGCGACCGGCGGGTCCAGGCACATCATCCCCGCCGAGGTTAAACCTAAAATTTACGACAAAGTGCAAAAGCTTAGCCTGGCTGCCCATTTGGCGCTGGGCTGCCGTGGCATTACGCGGACGGACTTCCGCTACAATGACGCGGCGGGCGAGGATGGCGAACTTGTCTGCCTGGAGATCAACACCCAGCCGGGCATGACACCGACATCGCTGGCGCCGGAGCAGGCCGCCCATGTCGGGCACAGCTTTGAAGATCTGGTCTCCTGGATGGTGGAGGACGCGAGTTGCAACAGGTAA
- the murC gene encoding UDP-N-acetylmuramate--L-alanine ligase, which translates to MKMPRNIGPVHFIGIGGIGMSGIAEILHNQGYVVQGSDAALNPNVQRLLDMGIKVAIGQSGDNLGHAEVVVVSSAIRKDNPELVAARAKALPIVRRAEMLAEIMRFKTAIAIGGTHGKTTTTTLVATLLDAGNLDPTVINGGIINAYGTNARLGGGEWMVVEADESDGTFVKLPADVAVVTNIDAEHLDHYGDFEGVKRAFHQFVENVPFYGFAVMCLDHPIVQALVGEIRDRRVITYGRNPQADVRLVDLENKDGVQHFAVEIRDRIRQTQLRIDGLELPMPGVHNALNATAAIAVADQLHVPAESIRKGLKGFTGVKRRFTKTGEVAGVTVIDDYGHHPVEISAVLRAARQSARRDVVAVVQPHRYSRVHDLFDDFAACFNDADTVIVAPIYAAGEQPIAGVTHEELVNRIRARGHRDARVIDRPEALAPLLASRVEDGDYVVCLGAGNITQWAAALPGELEALMGEVTK; encoded by the coding sequence ATGAAGATGCCACGCAATATCGGGCCGGTGCATTTCATCGGGATCGGCGGTATCGGCATGAGCGGCATCGCCGAAATCCTGCACAACCAGGGTTATGTCGTGCAGGGTTCGGATGCCGCCCTCAATCCGAATGTCCAGCGTCTGCTCGACATGGGCATCAAGGTCGCCATTGGCCAGAGCGGGGACAATCTGGGCCATGCCGAAGTCGTGGTCGTGTCCTCCGCGATCCGCAAGGACAATCCCGAACTCGTCGCCGCGCGCGCCAAGGCGCTGCCCATTGTCCGCCGTGCGGAAATGCTGGCCGAGATCATGCGCTTCAAGACCGCAATCGCCATTGGCGGTACCCATGGCAAGACCACGACCACGACCTTGGTCGCCACCCTTCTCGACGCCGGCAATCTCGATCCCACCGTCATCAATGGCGGCATCATCAATGCCTATGGCACCAATGCCCGCCTGGGCGGTGGCGAATGGATGGTGGTGGAAGCCGACGAAAGCGATGGCACCTTCGTCAAGCTGCCGGCCGACGTTGCCGTGGTGACCAATATCGATGCCGAGCACCTCGATCACTATGGTGATTTTGAGGGCGTGAAGCGGGCCTTCCACCAGTTCGTCGAAAACGTGCCCTTCTACGGCTTTGCCGTCATGTGCCTTGATCATCCCATCGTGCAGGCGCTGGTCGGGGAAATCCGCGATCGCCGCGTCATCACCTATGGGCGCAATCCGCAGGCCGATGTCCGGCTGGTGGATCTCGAAAACAAGGATGGCGTTCAGCATTTCGCCGTCGAGATCCGGGATCGCATCCGCCAGACGCAGTTGCGGATCGACGGGCTCGAACTGCCGATGCCCGGCGTCCACAACGCGCTCAATGCCACCGCCGCCATTGCCGTGGCCGACCAGCTTCATGTGCCCGCCGAGTCCATTCGCAAGGGCCTCAAGGGTTTCACCGGCGTCAAGCGGCGCTTCACCAAGACGGGCGAGGTTGCCGGCGTCACCGTGATCGACGATTACGGCCACCACCCGGTGGAGATTTCGGCCGTACTCCGCGCCGCGCGCCAGTCGGCCCGCCGCGACGTGGTCGCCGTGGTGCAGCCGCACCGCTATAGTCGCGTCCACGACCTCTTCGATGATTTCGCCGCCTGTTTCAACGATGCCGACACGGTCATCGTCGCGCCGATCTACGCTGCCGGTGAACAGCCGATTGCCGGCGTCACGCACGAGGAACTGGTCAACCGCATCCGGGCCCGGGGCCACCGCGACGCCCGCGTCATCGACCGTCCCGAAGCGCTCGCGCCGCTGCTCGCCAGCCGGGTCGAGGATGGGGACTATGTCGTGTGCCTCGGTGCCGGCAACATCACCCAATGGGCCGCTGCGCTTCCGGGCGAGCTGGAAGCTTTGATGGGCGAGGTCACCAAGTGA
- the murG gene encoding undecaprenyldiphospho-muramoylpentapeptide beta-N-acetylglucosaminyltransferase: protein MKTFVLMAGGSGGHLFPAMALAQELIRRGHAVELMTEHRAANYGADFPARQVHIVPSATPSGGNPLKMAGAGLTILRGVGVAWGKLRKIRPDAVIGFGGYPIVPPFIAANLLGIPGILHEQNAVMGRANRAMARFADLLAMSFPAVRFADDFPRLEKVLTGNPVRDRVRDVAGKPYPYLDASGPIRLVITGGSQGARVLSDVVPPAIALLPESVRHRLQIVQQSRNEDIDRVAESYRQGRINVELAAFIPDLPERIADAHLVIGRAGASTIAELAVIGRPSILIPLPGALDSDQKHNALFMQEGGGGWMEEQATLSPQSLATRLEALLTDPDGLGRAAAAARKLGQPNAVANLADEAERLAGVPAQTKGRT from the coding sequence ATGAAAACATTTGTCCTTATGGCCGGCGGATCGGGCGGGCACCTCTTCCCGGCCATGGCGCTGGCGCAGGAACTTATCCGCCGCGGCCACGCCGTCGAGCTGATGACCGAACATCGCGCCGCAAATTACGGTGCCGATTTTCCGGCCCGCCAGGTGCATATCGTGCCGTCGGCCACGCCCTCGGGCGGCAATCCGCTCAAAATGGCCGGTGCGGGTCTCACCATCCTGCGGGGCGTCGGTGTGGCCTGGGGGAAATTGCGCAAGATCCGGCCCGATGCGGTGATCGGCTTTGGCGGTTATCCCATCGTGCCGCCGTTCATCGCGGCCAATCTGCTCGGTATCCCGGGCATCCTGCACGAGCAGAACGCGGTCATGGGCCGGGCCAACAGGGCCATGGCCCGCTTTGCCGACCTGTTGGCCATGAGTTTTCCCGCCGTCCGTTTCGCGGATGATTTTCCCCGGCTCGAAAAGGTGCTGACGGGCAATCCGGTGCGTGATCGCGTGCGGGATGTGGCCGGCAAGCCTTATCCATATCTCGATGCATCCGGGCCGATCCGGCTGGTGATCACCGGCGGCAGCCAGGGCGCCCGCGTCCTGTCCGATGTGGTGCCGCCCGCCATTGCCCTCCTGCCAGAGTCCGTGCGCCATCGGCTGCAGATCGTGCAGCAATCGCGCAATGAAGATATCGACCGGGTTGCCGAGAGTTATCGCCAGGGCCGGATCAATGTGGAGCTGGCGGCCTTCATCCCCGACCTGCCGGAGCGGATTGCCGATGCCCATCTGGTGATCGGCCGGGCAGGGGCCTCCACCATTGCCGAGCTGGCTGTCATCGGCCGCCCGTCCATCCTCATTCCACTGCCCGGCGCACTCGATTCCGACCAGAAGCACAATGCGCTGTTCATGCAGGAGGGCGGTGGCGGCTGGATGGAAGAGCAGGCCACGCTTTCACCGCAATCACTTGCCACTCGCCTCGAGGCCCTGCTCACCGATCCGGATGGGCTGGGGCGAGCCGCAGCGGCGGCTCGGAAACTGGGGCAACCCAATGCCGTTGCGAACCTGGCCGACGAGGCCGAACGGCTCGCCGGCGTGCCAGCACAGACTAAAGGGAGAACCTGA
- a CDS encoding putative peptidoglycan glycosyltransferase FtsW, whose translation MFSRDKKTPVAEWWWSIDRELLSALILLLACGMVLSFGASPPVAERIGLNEWYFVIRHAMFCLLAIPVMLVTSLLTHRQARFAALGTLIVMLVLLWATLRFGTEVKGARRWISIVGWSVQPTEFVKPAFAVIGAWLFSEFMIHRNVPGRIIATLLMFSIVGALLLQPDLGQTALVMATWAVLLFFSGISWWIIIGMGGAAGALLFGAYTFFPHFARRIDSFVNPEDGNTYQVDRALQSLMEGGWFGRGPGESMANRLIPDAHADFVFSAAAGEFGILFCMALVALIGFICIRAMLAAQRQTSLFARLAASTIAVQFAMQSGINLAVNLNLIPAKGMTLPFVSYGGTSMLAVAFGMGLMLALTRTKPEERMATGLPSYRSAVVAPAE comes from the coding sequence ATGTTCTCCCGCGATAAGAAGACGCCTGTGGCCGAGTGGTGGTGGTCGATCGACCGCGAACTGCTCAGCGCCCTGATCCTGCTCCTGGCCTGTGGCATGGTGCTCAGTTTCGGCGCCAGTCCACCCGTGGCGGAGCGCATCGGGCTCAATGAATGGTACTTCGTCATTCGCCATGCCATGTTCTGCCTGTTGGCCATACCCGTCATGCTGGTGACCTCGCTGCTGACCCACCGGCAGGCCCGTTTTGCGGCGCTGGGTACGCTGATCGTGATGCTGGTCCTGCTTTGGGCGACCCTGCGCTTCGGCACCGAGGTCAAGGGTGCGCGGCGCTGGATTTCGATTGTCGGCTGGTCGGTGCAGCCGACCGAATTCGTCAAGCCGGCCTTCGCTGTGATCGGCGCCTGGCTGTTCTCGGAATTCATGATCCACCGCAATGTGCCGGGCCGGATCATCGCCACGCTTTTGATGTTCTCGATTGTCGGCGCGCTGCTGCTGCAGCCGGACCTGGGCCAGACGGCGCTGGTCATGGCGACCTGGGCGGTCCTGTTGTTCTTTTCAGGCATTTCCTGGTGGATCATCATCGGCATGGGTGGCGCCGCCGGAGCGTTGCTGTTCGGCGCCTATACCTTCTTCCCACACTTCGCGCGCCGTATCGATTCCTTCGTCAATCCCGAGGATGGCAATACCTATCAGGTCGACCGCGCCCTGCAGTCGCTCATGGAAGGCGGGTGGTTCGGACGGGGCCCGGGTGAATCCATGGCCAATCGCCTGATCCCGGACGCCCATGCCGACTTTGTCTTCTCTGCGGCGGCCGGCGAGTTCGGCATCCTGTTCTGCATGGCCCTGGTTGCCCTGATCGGCTTCATCTGTATCCGCGCCATGCTGGCGGCGCAGCGCCAGACCAGCCTGTTTGCCCGTCTCGCGGCGTCCACCATCGCGGTGCAGTTCGCAATGCAGTCGGGCATCAACCTGGCGGTGAACCTCAACCTCATCCCGGCCAAGGGCATGACCCTGCCATTCGTGTCCTATGGCGGCACCTCCATGCTGGCGGTGGCCTTCGGCATGGGCCTGATGCTGGCGCTGACCCGCACCAAGCCGGAAGAACGCATGGCCACGGGCCTTCCCTCCTATCGCAGTGCCGTGGTAGCCCCCGCCGAATGA
- a CDS encoding DUF4394 domain-containing protein, whose protein sequence is MIATARLSLIALTVATASTMAGSAFAASAVGLVDGNMLVMFDTETRAVSGTVEVTGVDSLAGIDVRPADNMLYGVTLNGDVVTIDTASGAATVKSTLSEKLSSYEGAIVDFNPMADRLRLMGLDGTNHRVNVDDGMVTVDGSLAYEAGDMHEGEAPAIVAAAYINSIGKPEATAMYDIDSTIVALIQQVSPNDGTLKAIGKLGVDGGSSYAFDIQATEDLTNTAFLVVDNVLHTVDLETGAAEAWGAIEGVDGSITDIAILP, encoded by the coding sequence GTGATTGCTACCGCCCGCCTTTCCCTCATTGCCCTGACCGTCGCCACCGCTTCGACCATGGCCGGCTCCGCCTTTGCCGCTTCCGCCGTTGGCCTCGTGGACGGCAACATGCTCGTCATGTTCGACACCGAAACCCGCGCAGTTTCCGGCACGGTTGAAGTCACCGGCGTCGACAGCCTTGCCGGTATCGACGTTCGCCCCGCCGACAACATGCTCTATGGCGTGACCCTGAATGGCGACGTGGTCACCATCGACACTGCCAGCGGCGCCGCCACCGTCAAGTCGACCCTGTCCGAAAAGCTCTCGAGCTATGAAGGCGCCATTGTCGACTTCAACCCTATGGCCGACCGCCTGCGCCTGATGGGCCTCGATGGCACCAATCATCGCGTCAATGTCGACGATGGCATGGTGACCGTCGACGGCTCTCTCGCCTATGAAGCCGGTGACATGCACGAGGGTGAAGCCCCCGCCATTGTCGCCGCGGCCTATATCAACTCCATCGGCAAGCCCGAAGCCACCGCGATGTACGACATCGACTCGACCATTGTGGCGCTGATCCAGCAGGTCTCGCCCAATGATGGTACGCTCAAGGCCATCGGCAAGCTCGGCGTCGACGGCGGCTCCAGCTATGCCTTCGACATTCAGGCTACCGAAGACCTGACCAACACTGCCTTCCTCGTGGTCGACAATGTGCTGCACACCGTCGATCTCGAAACCGGTGCCGCCGAGGCCTGGGGCGCGATCGAGGGCGTCGACGGCTCCATCACCGACATCGCCATCCTGCCGTAA
- the mraY gene encoding phospho-N-acetylmuramoyl-pentapeptide-transferase, whose translation MLYFLGQMGDTLAAFNVFRYITFRTAGAVVTALFFVFLFGPGMIALLRVKQGRGQPIREDGPAGHLLTKKGTPTMGGLMILSGAVISTLLWSNLTNGYVWVVLFVTIGFGAIGFYDDYLKVKRMSHTGFGSKQRLLLEAMIGGIAAFAISQLAQGAYGTSLLFPFVKDLAVNLGYFYILFGGFVVVAAGNSVNLTDGLDGLAIVPVMVAAACFGLIAYLVGSQTYADYLLLNGVPGTAELAVVCGALIGAGLGFLWFNAPPAQIFMGDTGSLALGGALGTIAVATKHEIVLGIIGGLFVLETVSVIVQVASFRLTGKRVFRMAPIHHHFEHLGWTESQVVIRFWIISFVLALIGLSSLKLR comes from the coding sequence ATGCTCTACTTCCTCGGCCAGATGGGCGATACACTCGCCGCCTTCAACGTCTTCCGCTACATCACGTTCCGCACCGCCGGGGCCGTGGTAACGGCACTGTTCTTCGTCTTCCTGTTTGGTCCGGGCATGATCGCGCTGCTGCGCGTCAAGCAGGGCAGGGGCCAGCCCATTCGTGAAGACGGCCCGGCCGGGCACCTTCTGACCAAGAAAGGCACGCCCACCATGGGCGGGCTGATGATCCTGTCGGGGGCCGTCATCTCGACGCTGCTGTGGTCGAACCTGACCAATGGCTATGTCTGGGTGGTGCTCTTCGTCACCATCGGCTTCGGCGCCATCGGCTTTTACGACGACTATCTCAAGGTCAAGCGCATGAGCCATACCGGTTTCGGCTCCAAGCAGCGCCTGCTGCTCGAGGCCATGATCGGGGGCATTGCGGCCTTTGCCATCTCGCAACTGGCGCAGGGCGCCTATGGCACCTCGCTGCTCTTTCCCTTCGTCAAGGATCTGGCGGTCAACCTGGGCTATTTCTACATCCTGTTCGGCGGCTTCGTGGTCGTGGCCGCGGGCAATTCGGTGAACCTCACCGACGGGCTGGATGGGTTGGCCATCGTGCCGGTCATGGTTGCTGCGGCCTGTTTCGGGCTCATCGCCTATCTCGTCGGCTCGCAGACCTATGCCGATTACCTGTTGCTCAATGGCGTGCCGGGCACGGCTGAGCTTGCGGTCGTCTGTGGAGCGCTGATCGGCGCAGGCCTTGGCTTTCTGTGGTTCAATGCCCCGCCGGCGCAGATTTTCATGGGCGATACCGGCTCGCTCGCCCTCGGCGGCGCTCTTGGCACCATTGCCGTGGCCACCAAGCACGAGATCGTCCTGGGCATTATCGGCGGCCTGTTCGTCCTCGAAACCGTATCGGTCATCGTGCAGGTCGCGTCATTCCGGCTCACGGGCAAACGCGTGTTCCGCATGGCGCCGATCCACCACCATTTCGAGCATCTGGGCTGGACCGAAAGCCAGGTGGTGATCCGGTTCTGGATTATTTCCTTCGTGCTGGCCCTTATTGGCCTCTCAAGCCTGAAACTCCGCTAA